The proteins below come from a single Chryseobacterium nepalense genomic window:
- a CDS encoding M1 family metallopeptidase → MKKAILSIALLGIFFSTNVAAQTETSGREKVYRATHTKVTELKHTKLKVNFDYQKEQMNGEEWLTASPFFYPSNELTLDAKGMLIHEVALESNGKKSPLKYDYKDDILKITLDKTYQKNQDYTVYIKYTSRPNEVKQEGSAAINDAKGLYFINAQGKDPDMPTQIWTQGETESSSAWFPTIDKPNQKTTQEIYMTVPDKYVTLSNGILKDSQKESNGLRTDHWVMDKRHSTYLFFMGVGEYAIVKDKWRNIPVDYYIEKEYEPYAKQIYGNTPEMIEFFSKKLGYDYPWAKYAQISGRNYVSGAMENTTATLHGSDILQKPGQLIDENTWEDTIAHELFHHWFGDLVTAESWSNLTVNESFANYSEYLWNEFKYGKDQADYHQMTDVNMYIHNPTDFKNNLVRFDYASREDVFDLVTYQKGGGILHMLRNYLGDEAFFAGMQDYLKTNEYQNAEAHQLRLSFEKVSGKDLNWFFNQWYFGSGNPKINYSYTFEPVKKQVAVTIEQTQEQPFQFPLAIDVYENGKPKRYNVWVNAEAKNTFNFDVSKNADLVNINADGVLLAEINDTKTPEQYLMQFTGSKEFKSRYNALNGIKDQVGKNPAATKLLSAAIKDPYFRTRIKALQLMDLSNAEQLKALGSDVEKLASNDPKTLVQAAAISALAKTKDKKYMPIFEKGINAVSNAVKGSSVGAIVAIDPSKAAAYADKIDLEGASETLAAQMLPIIVKNKVTSQMANIAQFAAFYPFIKFQNPELGKSAEEGFNWIMTSDNVKATESITKILGQAKGQIGENPQVKMMISQMLKDGLNKKMELLKQNPQSAASINKQIDLLNKAIEDFK, encoded by the coding sequence ATGAAAAAAGCCATTTTATCGATCGCTCTTTTAGGAATTTTCTTTTCCACCAATGTAGCGGCACAAACCGAAACTTCAGGAAGAGAAAAAGTCTACCGGGCTACTCATACCAAAGTAACTGAACTTAAACATACCAAACTTAAAGTAAATTTCGATTATCAGAAAGAACAGATGAACGGTGAAGAATGGCTCACCGCATCACCGTTTTTTTACCCTTCCAACGAACTCACGCTCGATGCCAAAGGAATGCTGATTCATGAAGTAGCATTAGAATCGAATGGTAAAAAATCTCCGTTAAAATATGATTATAAGGACGATATTCTTAAAATCACTTTAGATAAAACCTACCAGAAAAACCAGGATTACACGGTTTATATTAAATATACTTCCCGTCCAAACGAAGTGAAGCAGGAAGGAAGCGCCGCTATCAATGATGCAAAAGGACTCTACTTTATCAACGCACAAGGGAAAGATCCAGATATGCCTACACAGATATGGACGCAGGGCGAAACCGAATCTTCTTCAGCCTGGTTTCCTACCATTGATAAACCCAATCAGAAGACTACTCAGGAAATCTACATGACGGTTCCTGACAAATATGTTACGCTTTCAAACGGTATCCTGAAAGATTCTCAAAAAGAATCCAACGGCTTGAGAACGGATCATTGGGTGATGGATAAAAGACATTCTACCTACCTGTTTTTCATGGGTGTGGGAGAATATGCTATTGTAAAAGATAAATGGAGAAACATTCCTGTAGATTATTATATTGAAAAAGAATATGAGCCGTATGCAAAGCAGATCTACGGAAATACGCCGGAAATGATCGAGTTTTTCTCTAAAAAACTGGGTTACGATTATCCTTGGGCTAAATATGCACAGATTTCCGGAAGAAACTACGTCAGCGGCGCAATGGAAAATACAACGGCCACTCTTCACGGAAGTGATATCCTGCAGAAACCCGGGCAATTAATTGATGAAAACACTTGGGAAGATACCATTGCCCATGAATTGTTTCACCATTGGTTTGGTGATCTTGTCACAGCGGAAAGCTGGAGCAATCTTACGGTTAACGAATCTTTTGCCAACTATTCGGAGTATCTGTGGAATGAATTTAAGTATGGAAAAGATCAGGCAGACTATCATCAGATGACAGATGTGAATATGTACATCCACAATCCTACCGATTTTAAAAATAATCTTGTACGATTTGATTACGCTTCCCGCGAAGATGTTTTCGACCTCGTGACCTATCAGAAAGGAGGAGGAATACTTCACATGCTCAGAAACTATCTTGGCGATGAGGCTTTCTTTGCCGGAATGCAGGATTATCTTAAAACCAACGAATATCAGAATGCCGAAGCTCATCAGCTGAGACTTTCATTCGAAAAAGTTTCCGGAAAAGACCTGAATTGGTTCTTCAATCAGTGGTATTTCGGTAGTGGAAACCCGAAAATCAATTATTCCTACACTTTCGAACCTGTTAAAAAGCAAGTTGCAGTGACCATTGAGCAGACGCAGGAACAGCCGTTCCAGTTTCCTCTGGCCATTGATGTTTACGAAAATGGAAAACCTAAAAGATATAACGTTTGGGTAAATGCGGAAGCTAAAAATACATTCAACTTTGATGTTTCTAAAAATGCAGATCTTGTCAACATTAATGCAGATGGCGTTTTACTGGCAGAAATCAACGATACCAAAACACCTGAACAGTATCTGATGCAGTTTACGGGATCTAAAGAATTCAAAAGCAGATACAATGCTTTAAATGGTATTAAAGATCAGGTCGGAAAAAATCCTGCAGCAACTAAATTATTGTCGGCAGCAATCAAAGATCCTTACTTCAGAACAAGGATAAAAGCATTGCAGCTTATGGATCTTTCCAATGCAGAGCAATTGAAGGCTTTAGGCTCAGATGTTGAAAAATTAGCTTCTAACGATCCTAAGACACTGGTTCAGGCGGCAGCTATTTCAGCATTGGCAAAAACAAAGGATAAAAAGTACATGCCGATATTTGAAAAAGGAATTAATGCGGTCTCCAATGCCGTAAAAGGAAGTTCTGTGGGAGCTATTGTTGCTATTGATCCGTCAAAAGCTGCGGCATATGCTGATAAAATTGATTTAGAAGGAGCTTCGGAAACACTGGCTGCACAAATGCTTCCGATTATTGTAAAGAATAAAGTTACTTCCCAAATGGCCAATATTGCGCAATTTGCAGCGTTTTATCCTTTTATCAAATTCCAGAATCCTGAACTTGGAAAATCTGCAGAAGAAGGATTCAACTGGATTATGACCTCAGACAATGTAAAAGCTACAGAAAGCATCACGAAAATTCTTGGTCAGGCAAAAGGACAGATTGGTGAAAACCCTCAGGTAAAAATGATGATAAGCCAAATGCTGAAAGATGGTCTGAATAAAAAAATGGAGCTTTTAAAACAGAATCCTCAAAGTGCCGCAAGCATTAATAAACAGATCGATCTGCTGAATAAAGCAATTGAAGATTTTAAATAA
- a CDS encoding T9SS type A sorting domain-containing protein, protein MKTNLLSKKIKNRYVFSALTIFSAIGLHAQISTFPWTETFEDNSPTRSGWTQVYETNNMSWTFASSATTGSNGVTAFAGTKFANFPANSSGADKTKLVTPPLNSLVLTSPRLSFYLINPQQGSNANWVRIYYRMSASDSWNMVMGFQPPFNSWYFFANVNLPPNLYQVAIECENAQGYSTLIDNFTISNDVLGVNDVRVSPKSSINYYPNPVNDILHYQAKDKVHEMTIYDANGRSIQTHTVNAEQGNINISTLSNGIYVISGKTDKGIESFKIIKN, encoded by the coding sequence ATGAAAACAAATCTACTTTCTAAAAAAATTAAAAACCGATATGTATTTTCGGCTTTAACCATTTTTTCCGCTATTGGGCTTCATGCTCAAATTTCAACATTTCCCTGGACGGAAACTTTTGAAGACAATTCTCCTACCAGATCAGGCTGGACTCAGGTTTATGAAACAAACAACATGTCCTGGACATTCGCATCTTCTGCAACCACAGGAAGTAATGGAGTAACAGCGTTTGCCGGAACAAAATTTGCCAACTTTCCGGCGAATTCTTCCGGTGCAGACAAAACAAAGCTTGTAACCCCGCCACTGAATAGTTTGGTGCTCACTTCGCCCAGACTGAGCTTTTATCTTATCAATCCCCAACAGGGATCGAATGCGAACTGGGTAAGAATTTACTACCGGATGTCAGCGTCTGATTCATGGAACATGGTGATGGGATTTCAGCCGCCTTTTAATTCCTGGTACTTCTTTGCCAACGTTAATCTTCCTCCCAATCTTTATCAGGTTGCCATAGAATGTGAAAATGCACAGGGATATTCTACATTGATTGATAATTTTACGATTAGCAATGATGTTTTAGGGGTGAATGATGTAAGGGTTTCTCCGAAATCATCGATTAATTATTATCCGAATCCTGTTAATGATATTTTGCATTATCAGGCAAAAGATAAGGTACACGAAATGACCATTTATGACGCGAACGGAAGAAGCATTCAGACGCATACAGTAAATGCTGAACAGGGAAATATAAATATTTCTACTTTGAGTAATGGGATATATGTTATTTCAGGAAAAACTGATAAAGGAATAGAATCATTTAAGATCATTAAAAATTAA
- a CDS encoding hydroxymethylglutaryl-CoA synthase family protein, which translates to MTFGIEAASYHVPSLYLEIKDLAEKRGIEPAKLEKGLGLHKMGFPDVHEDAATFAAEALLKLIKDYHINPKDIARIYLGTESALDAAKPTASYAMQMVEKVLEEEFGERCFKNCDVVDLTFACIGAVDAFHNSLDFVRVNPDKKAVVIASDYAKYELASSGEYTQGGGAVAVLVSSKPDLIEFENNWGVATESVFDFFKPRRHFKKENLNNAPESFPEKIEIFTDEPVFDGQYSNQCYQDRIREAYNHYKEITGKNKPYEHWKYLIFHLPYAFHGKRVFTEIYSLENGLSYETPEEQKAVAKSEAYIQFINDKIEKSQRASSEIGNMYTASIFMALLSALQTSFNENEELTGKEIGFLGYGSGSKSKVFAGKVSANWKNVVSKWDVFEELKSRTAINFETYEKLHRKQLENSVNENYKGFGLKYVELENPVLKGARYYHYQK; encoded by the coding sequence ATGACTTTCGGAATTGAAGCGGCAAGCTACCATGTGCCCTCATTATATTTGGAAATTAAAGATTTAGCGGAAAAAAGAGGAATTGAACCCGCAAAACTGGAAAAAGGTCTGGGCTTGCATAAAATGGGATTCCCGGATGTGCATGAAGATGCGGCAACATTTGCTGCAGAAGCCTTATTAAAACTGATTAAAGATTACCATATTAATCCAAAAGACATTGCAAGAATTTATCTGGGGACAGAAAGCGCTCTCGATGCGGCAAAGCCAACAGCTTCCTACGCGATGCAAATGGTAGAAAAGGTGCTGGAGGAAGAATTTGGAGAAAGATGTTTCAAAAACTGTGATGTGGTGGATCTCACCTTCGCCTGTATCGGGGCAGTAGACGCATTTCACAATTCTTTAGACTTTGTAAGAGTAAATCCGGATAAAAAAGCAGTTGTTATCGCCAGCGATTATGCAAAATATGAACTGGCTTCTTCCGGTGAATACACGCAGGGTGGTGGAGCGGTCGCTGTTTTGGTTTCTTCAAAACCGGATTTAATTGAATTTGAAAACAATTGGGGAGTGGCGACAGAATCTGTCTTTGACTTCTTCAAGCCGAGACGTCATTTCAAAAAAGAAAATCTGAACAATGCTCCCGAAAGTTTCCCGGAAAAAATTGAAATTTTTACGGATGAACCGGTTTTCGACGGGCAATATTCCAATCAGTGTTATCAGGACAGAATCAGGGAAGCGTACAACCATTATAAAGAAATTACCGGGAAAAATAAACCGTATGAACACTGGAAATATCTGATTTTCCATCTTCCGTACGCATTTCACGGTAAAAGGGTTTTTACGGAGATTTACAGTCTGGAAAACGGACTATCCTACGAAACGCCTGAAGAGCAAAAAGCAGTCGCAAAATCAGAAGCGTATATTCAGTTTATTAATGATAAAATTGAAAAATCACAGCGTGCTTCCTCAGAAATCGGAAATATGTACACAGCATCCATTTTTATGGCTTTGCTTTCTGCATTACAGACTTCTTTTAATGAAAATGAAGAATTAACCGGAAAGGAAATTGGCTTTTTAGGATATGGAAGCGGTTCCAAATCGAAAGTTTTTGCCGGGAAAGTTTCAGCAAACTGGAAAAACGTAGTTTCAAAATGGGATGTATTTGAAGAATTAAAAAGCAGAACAGCCATCAATTTTGAAACCTATGAAAAGCTTCACAGAAAGCAGCTGGAAAATTCTGTTAATGAAAATTACAAAGGGTTCGGATTAAAATATGTGGAATTGGAAAACCCGGTCTTGAAAGGAGCAAGATATTATCATTATCAGAAATAG
- a CDS encoding helix-turn-helix transcriptional regulator, translated as MNDHKFLLKTPELKKENQLLSMVENQTKFNLNNCEFSIYETHKAAFDVKLHFETIAFTTMLRGKKHMKLDNKTNYFDYYPGESVLVAPGETMIIDFPEADETPSQCISLSLNPEFIENSLNHLNYHLPKTDETSQWNIELDEYFLFNNQSLASATNNIMRIAMDDNSQKDIMADFALKELLIRLMQTQARSMVEKNIAKNRSRISFAVDYIRKNLHQKLSIESIAKLAYVSKSNFFRMFKDELGTSPNEFILQERISRAKELLKSRNSIKETAFQTGFSDANYFTRVFKQLVGVTPKNYQDKNTLDIFE; from the coding sequence ATGAATGATCACAAATTTTTACTGAAAACTCCTGAATTGAAAAAGGAAAACCAGCTTTTAAGCATGGTTGAAAATCAGACCAAATTCAATCTGAACAATTGTGAATTCAGTATCTATGAAACACATAAAGCCGCTTTTGATGTAAAACTGCATTTTGAAACCATCGCTTTTACCACTATGCTTCGCGGAAAAAAGCATATGAAGCTCGACAATAAGACGAATTATTTTGATTATTACCCCGGTGAGAGTGTTCTGGTAGCTCCGGGCGAAACCATGATTATTGATTTTCCGGAAGCAGACGAAACGCCATCTCAATGCATTTCCCTGAGCCTGAATCCCGAATTTATAGAAAACTCTCTTAATCATCTTAATTATCACCTGCCGAAAACGGATGAAACTTCACAGTGGAATATTGAACTTGATGAATATTTTCTTTTCAACAATCAATCTTTAGCTTCCGCCACAAACAATATTATGCGTATTGCCATGGATGATAATTCACAGAAAGATATTATGGCTGATTTTGCTTTGAAAGAACTTCTGATCCGTTTGATGCAGACCCAGGCAAGAAGCATGGTAGAGAAAAATATTGCAAAAAACAGATCCAGAATCAGTTTTGCGGTAGATTATATCCGGAAAAACCTTCATCAGAAACTCTCTATTGAAAGCATTGCAAAACTGGCATATGTGAGTAAATCGAATTTCTTCAGGATGTTTAAGGATGAGCTGGGAACTTCCCCAAATGAATTTATTCTCCAGGAAAGAATCAGCAGGGCAAAAGAGTTACTGAAAAGCAGGAACAGCATTAAAGAAACCGCTTTTCAGACCGGCTTTTCGGATGCCAATTATTTCACACGTGTTTTTAAGCAGCTGGTAGGGGTTACGCCAAAGAATTATCAGGATAAAAATACCTTAGATATTTTTGAATGA
- a CDS encoding aldehyde dehydrogenase family protein, with translation MSTTTQQQSDTLLQWPEFKKRYDNYINGQFTAPVNGEYFDVVSPVDGKKFTQAAHSSKEDLEMAVNAAEKAFQTWKDTSSTERSVILNKIADRIEQNLEYIATVETIDNGKAVRETLAADIPLAIDHFRYFASVIRAEEGSHNELDKDTVSLIVHEPLGVIAQIIPWNFPILMAVWKLAPALAAGNCVVLKPAESTPVSIMVLMEIIGDLLPPGVVNIVNGFGAELGRALVTNPKVSKAAFTGSTATGRLVMQYATENIIPVTLELGGKSPNVFFNSVMDTDDEFLDKAIEGAVLFALNQGEICTCPSRLLVQEDIADAFIAKVIERVKAIKVGNPLDKTVMMGAQASQIQKDKILSYIKLGKEEGAEVLVGGDVNNVGEGLEDGYYIQPTIFKGNNRMRIFQEEIFGPVLAFTTFKDEEEAVKIANDTIYGLGAGVWTRDAHQLYTIPRQIQAGRVWVNQYHSYPAGAPFGGYKQSGIGRENHKMMLDHYRQTKNMLISYNKNKLGFF, from the coding sequence ATGAGCACTACAACACAACAACAATCAGACACATTACTTCAATGGCCTGAATTCAAAAAGAGATATGATAATTATATCAATGGTCAGTTCACGGCACCGGTAAACGGAGAGTACTTCGATGTTGTATCGCCGGTGGACGGGAAAAAGTTTACGCAGGCTGCCCATTCCTCAAAAGAAGATCTGGAGATGGCTGTTAATGCTGCGGAAAAAGCGTTTCAGACCTGGAAAGATACTTCATCAACAGAAAGAAGTGTTATTTTGAATAAAATTGCCGACAGGATTGAGCAGAACCTGGAATACATCGCAACCGTTGAAACCATTGACAACGGTAAGGCGGTAAGAGAAACGCTCGCGGCAGATATTCCTTTGGCAATTGATCATTTCAGATATTTCGCTTCGGTGATCAGAGCGGAAGAAGGTTCCCATAATGAATTGGACAAAGACACCGTTTCCCTTATCGTTCACGAACCACTGGGCGTTATTGCACAGATTATTCCGTGGAATTTCCCGATTCTCATGGCGGTTTGGAAACTGGCTCCGGCATTGGCAGCCGGAAACTGCGTTGTACTGAAGCCCGCGGAAAGCACTCCGGTTTCTATCATGGTTTTGATGGAAATTATAGGAGATCTCCTTCCTCCGGGTGTTGTAAATATTGTCAACGGTTTCGGCGCAGAATTGGGAAGGGCATTGGTGACCAATCCGAAAGTTTCTAAAGCCGCATTTACAGGATCTACTGCAACGGGACGCCTTGTTATGCAGTATGCAACGGAAAACATTATTCCGGTAACATTGGAATTAGGCGGGAAATCACCAAACGTTTTTTTCAATTCTGTAATGGATACCGATGATGAGTTTTTGGATAAAGCCATTGAAGGAGCAGTTCTTTTTGCACTGAATCAGGGAGAAATCTGTACATGTCCGTCAAGATTGCTTGTTCAGGAAGATATTGCGGATGCCTTTATTGCGAAAGTGATTGAAAGAGTAAAAGCGATTAAGGTCGGGAATCCGTTGGATAAAACCGTAATGATGGGCGCACAGGCGTCGCAGATCCAGAAAGATAAGATTCTTTCCTATATCAAACTTGGAAAAGAAGAAGGTGCGGAAGTGCTCGTTGGTGGTGATGTCAACAATGTAGGCGAAGGACTTGAAGATGGCTATTATATTCAGCCTACAATTTTCAAAGGCAATAACAGGATGAGAATTTTCCAGGAAGAAATTTTCGGGCCGGTGCTGGCTTTTACAACCTTCAAAGACGAAGAAGAAGCCGTTAAAATTGCCAATGATACGATTTACGGACTGGGAGCAGGAGTCTGGACGAGAGATGCACATCAGCTGTATACTATTCCGCGTCAGATCCAGGCGGGAAGAGTCTGGGTAAACCAGTATCACTCTTACCCTGCAGGAGCGCCTTTTGGGGGCTACAAACAATCCGGAATCGGAAGGGAAAACCACAAAATGATGCTGGATCATTACCGTCAGACCAAAAATATGCTGATCTCGTACAACAAAAACAAACTAGGATTTTTTTAA
- the adhP gene encoding alcohol dehydrogenase AdhP, which produces MIPKTMKAAVVQGYGQPLKIQEVPVREPGRYEVLVKVIACGVCHTDLHAVDGDWPAKPKMPLIPGHEGVGIVVACGPEAYVKEGDAVGVPWLYSACGCCDYCITGWETLCEAQKNGGYSVDGGFAEYVIADSRYVGHLKSDINFLEIAPILCAGVTVYKGLKETETKPGEWVAISGIGGLGHVAVQYAKAMGMHVAAIDVADDKLDLAKKLGADLVVNARNTDPGEYLHKEVGGMHGALITAVSPIAFKQGIDVLRRKGTIALNGLPPGSFELPIFETVLKRITVRGSIVGTRKDLQEALDFANEGLVKATVTAAKLEDINDVFDKMKKGQIDGRIVLDIAGSAN; this is translated from the coding sequence ATGATACCAAAAACAATGAAAGCAGCGGTTGTTCAAGGCTACGGACAACCATTAAAAATACAAGAAGTTCCCGTAAGAGAACCTGGAAGATATGAAGTATTGGTAAAAGTAATCGCATGTGGCGTTTGTCATACAGATCTTCATGCCGTTGATGGCGACTGGCCGGCCAAACCCAAAATGCCTCTGATTCCCGGACATGAAGGAGTGGGAATTGTAGTCGCCTGCGGTCCTGAAGCGTATGTTAAAGAAGGAGATGCAGTAGGAGTACCCTGGCTATATTCCGCTTGCGGATGCTGCGATTATTGCATTACAGGATGGGAAACTCTGTGTGAAGCGCAGAAAAATGGCGGATATAGTGTAGATGGTGGCTTTGCAGAATATGTAATTGCAGATTCAAGATATGTGGGACATTTGAAAAGTGATATCAACTTTTTGGAGATCGCGCCGATTCTTTGCGCCGGAGTTACCGTGTATAAAGGGTTAAAAGAAACGGAAACAAAACCTGGAGAATGGGTAGCCATTTCAGGAATCGGGGGATTGGGTCACGTAGCCGTTCAGTATGCGAAAGCAATGGGAATGCATGTGGCTGCTATTGATGTGGCGGATGATAAATTGGATTTGGCGAAAAAGCTCGGGGCAGATTTGGTAGTCAACGCAAGAAACACAGATCCTGGAGAATACCTGCATAAAGAAGTCGGCGGAATGCACGGCGCGCTCATTACGGCAGTTTCCCCTATTGCCTTCAAACAGGGAATTGATGTATTACGAAGAAAAGGAACCATTGCGCTGAACGGCCTTCCGCCGGGATCCTTTGAGCTTCCGATCTTTGAAACCGTGCTCAAGAGAATTACCGTGAGAGGTTCCATCGTCGGAACACGGAAAGATCTCCAGGAGGCACTTGATTTTGCTAATGAAGGATTGGTAAAAGCAACCGTTACCGCTGCAAAACTGGAAGATATTAACGACGTCTTTGATAAGATGAAAAAAGGACAGATCGATGGAAGGATCGTTCTTGATATCGCCGGAAGTGCAAATTAA
- a CDS encoding DUF779 domain-containing protein, with translation MNPKITRLSATEKALEVIWVLEKKYGDLMFYQTGGCCEGTQPQCFEKGGFYPRMNDAMIGTINGHEFWIDRDLFEYWQYSHFTLDVTDGFGPGGFSLETPLGKTFKVIYTLFTPEELENLEPVKRSE, from the coding sequence ATGAACCCTAAAATAACAAGACTCTCTGCTACAGAAAAAGCCCTGGAAGTCATCTGGGTGCTCGAAAAAAAATACGGTGATCTCATGTTCTACCAGACAGGAGGCTGTTGCGAAGGCACACAGCCGCAATGTTTTGAAAAAGGTGGGTTTTATCCGCGAATGAACGATGCCATGATCGGGACCATCAACGGACACGAATTCTGGATCGACCGCGACCTCTTCGAGTACTGGCAGTATTCCCATTTTACATTGGACGTTACCGATGGTTTCGGACCGGGAGGGTTTTCTTTGGAAACTCCACTGGGAAAAACATTTAAAGTTATTTATACACTCTTCACACCGGAAGAACTGGAAAATCTGGAGCCAGTAAAGCGCAGTGAATAA
- a CDS encoding dicarboxylate/amino acid:cation symporter has protein sequence MKEVLKNYSGILLLLLGIVIGSIIGIVAPQTVSYIKPLGDIFLNLLFVSVVPLVFFAVSNSIASLEQESKFGKIMITMAFTFIFFILTAAVFTIFAVYLFPVSGVSGSKELVEEVASEESWGNRIVSFFTVGEFTQLFSRQNMLALLIFAFMTGFSARKAGEKGQSFRMFIASGYEVMKELLLLIMKAAPIGLGAYFAYQVATLGPQLFGFYAKPLGLYYIAGVVYFLLFFSIYAFMAAGTNGVKSFWKNAIYPTATALSTCSSFATMPANLEAASRIGIPNQISNIVIPIGTTLHKNGSSMSSIIKIYVAFMIIGRDFFDPMNLLLALGITVFVSIVAGGIPNGGYIGEMLMISVYKLPQEAIPAVMIIGTLVDPLATVLNAVGQLVASMFVSRFVKV, from the coding sequence ATGAAAGAAGTGTTGAAAAACTACTCGGGAATCCTGCTTTTGCTTCTGGGGATCGTTATCGGGAGTATCATCGGAATTGTGGCACCACAAACGGTAAGTTATATAAAACCTTTAGGAGATATTTTCCTGAATTTACTGTTCGTAAGTGTTGTTCCGCTTGTTTTCTTTGCAGTCTCCAATTCCATTGCATCGCTGGAGCAAGAGTCGAAGTTTGGAAAAATCATGATAACCATGGCGTTTACTTTTATTTTTTTCATCTTAACAGCGGCCGTTTTTACGATCTTCGCGGTGTATTTATTTCCGGTTTCGGGAGTTTCAGGGAGTAAGGAACTGGTAGAGGAAGTGGCTTCCGAAGAAAGCTGGGGCAACAGGATTGTGAGTTTTTTTACTGTGGGCGAATTTACACAGCTCTTTTCACGGCAGAATATGCTGGCCCTGCTTATTTTTGCATTTATGACGGGATTTTCTGCAAGAAAAGCAGGAGAAAAAGGACAATCATTCAGGATGTTTATTGCTTCCGGATATGAAGTCATGAAAGAACTGTTACTATTAATTATGAAAGCTGCTCCTATTGGTTTGGGGGCCTATTTCGCTTATCAGGTGGCCACACTGGGACCTCAGCTTTTCGGATTTTATGCTAAGCCACTCGGACTTTATTATATTGCAGGTGTCGTTTATTTTCTGTTGTTTTTTTCCATTTATGCTTTTATGGCCGCCGGGACGAATGGTGTTAAAAGTTTTTGGAAAAATGCGATTTATCCTACAGCCACGGCACTGAGTACCTGCAGCAGCTTCGCTACTATGCCTGCTAACTTAGAAGCTGCATCCAGAATCGGAATTCCCAATCAGATTTCAAATATTGTGATCCCTATCGGAACTACGCTGCATAAAAACGGATCTTCCATGTCATCCATCATTAAGATCTATGTTGCTTTTATGATTATCGGCAGAGACTTTTTCGATCCGATGAATTTACTTCTGGCATTAGGCATTACGGTTTTCGTGAGCATTGTAGCGGGCGGAATTCCCAATGGCGGATATATCGGTGAGATGCTGATGATCTCAGTCTATAAACTGCCACAGGAAGCCATTCCGGCAGTGATGATTATCGGAACCCTGGTGGATCCGCTGGCTACTGTTCTGAATGCAGTCGGGCAATTGGTGGCTTCGATGTTTGTGAGCCGATTTGTGAAAGTCTGA
- a CDS encoding DnaJ C-terminal domain-containing protein, whose protein sequence is MAYIDYYKILGVDKNATQEDIKKAYRKLARKLHPDLNPDDKEAERKFKEINEANEVLSNPENRAKYDKYGEHWKHGEEYEKAQQQQQQQRQSHGNDYSSGFSGADFGEGEDFSDFFQSMFGGTGGFGRSSRGSASGKFKGQDVHAELNLSLKDAATTHQQTFDINGKKVRITIPAGVYDGQQIKLKGHGNPGYNGGPNGDLYITFMIPADPDFERIGDDLKTKVAIDLYTAVLGGDVKVKTLTGSVNLKVKSETQNGTTVRLKGKGFPVYKKEGEFGDLFVTYDVKLPTNLTDKQKQLFEQLKNS, encoded by the coding sequence ATGGCTTATATAGACTACTATAAAATTTTAGGCGTAGATAAAAACGCAACGCAGGAAGATATTAAAAAAGCGTATCGCAAGCTTGCAAGAAAACTTCATCCCGACCTGAATCCAGACGATAAGGAAGCAGAAAGGAAATTCAAGGAGATCAACGAAGCCAATGAAGTTCTCAGTAATCCTGAAAACCGTGCTAAATACGACAAATATGGAGAACACTGGAAACATGGTGAAGAGTATGAAAAAGCACAACAGCAACAGCAGCAACAAAGGCAAAGTCACGGAAATGATTACAGTAGCGGATTTTCCGGTGCTGATTTTGGTGAAGGAGAAGATTTCTCGGATTTTTTCCAAAGCATGTTCGGTGGAACAGGAGGTTTCGGGAGAAGTTCAAGAGGGAGCGCTTCCGGGAAATTTAAAGGACAGGATGTTCATGCAGAGCTGAATCTAAGCTTAAAGGATGCTGCAACTACCCATCAGCAGACTTTTGATATTAACGGGAAAAAGGTGAGGATTACCATTCCGGCCGGAGTTTATGACGGACAGCAGATTAAATTAAAAGGCCATGGAAATCCCGGCTATAATGGTGGCCCGAACGGTGATTTGTACATTACTTTTATGATTCCGGCTGATCCGGATTTTGAAAGGATAGGAGATGATTTAAAAACTAAAGTCGCGATCGATTTGTATACGGCTGTTTTGGGCGGCGATGTTAAAGTTAAAACCCTTACAGGAAGCGTTAATCTTAAAGTAAAGTCGGAAACGCAGAACGGAACTACCGTAAGGCTAAAAGGAAAAGGATTCCCTGTTTACAAAAAAGAAGGAGAATTCGGCGACCTTTTTGTGACATACGATGTGAAACTGCCTACCAATCTTACTGATAAGCAGAAGCAGCTTTTCGAACAACTAAAAAACTCTTAA